The Arachis hypogaea cultivar Tifrunner chromosome 14, arahy.Tifrunner.gnm2.J5K5, whole genome shotgun sequence genome has a segment encoding these proteins:
- the LOC112742298 gene encoding uncharacterized protein: MARDDKAEGSDYRVKNTLIEGNYCDKEGAVKNLENSGDLEKDVVSYQNHIKSTGSRDEDLIEKRNKEKFGDIDLRINKLEDEIRKLDDMASEGVYDGIIEARMRALVSFYKKWYVKKEIHWKQMSMSRHAKHMDKNIRYFHNLASVRRMNNQIDALVINGRLVRNQAKIKIVIIDFYKNLYHQEASPLIGFQDGLVNKIQEEEVTELERMLLVEEIKDLVWECESSKASDYDDYNMNFCWGDIDSEFTRAVMYFFLSAKLPIDSNVTWVTAGSKVCESEEY; encoded by the exons ATGGCAAGGGATGATAAAGCGGAAGGATCAGATTATAGGGTTAAAAATACTTTGATAGAGGGAAATTACTGTGACAAGGAAGGGGCTGTCAAGAACTTGGAGAATTCTGGAGATTTGGAAAAGGACGTAGTCAGTTATCAGAACCACATAAAGTCAACAGGAAGTAGGGATGAAGACTTGATTGAAAAGAGA AATAAGGAGAAATTTGGGGATATTGACTTGAGAATAAACAAGTTGGAGGATGAAATCAGAAAGTTAGATGATATGGCTAGTGAGGGAGTTTATGATGGGATTATAGAGGCGAGAATGAGGGCCCTAGTTAGCTTCTATAAGAAATGGTATGTCAAAAAGGAAATACATTGGAAGCAAATGTCAATGTCTCGACATGCTAAGCACATGGATAAGAACATTAGATATTTTCATAACTTAGCCTCAGTAAGAAGGATGAATAATCAGATTGATGCTTTAGTGATAAATGGAAGATTGGTGAGGAATCAAGCCAAAATTAAGATTGTTATAATAGATTTTTACAAGAACTTGTATCATCAGGAAGCGTCACCTCTGATAGGTTTTCAGGATGGACTAGTTAATAAGATACAGGAAGAAGAGGTTACAGAATTAGAAAGGATGCTTTTGGTTGAAGAAATTAAGGATTTAGTTTGGGAGTGTGAGTCGTCTAAGGCTTCTGACTATGATGATTACAATATGAACTTTTGTTGGGGGGACATTGATTCTGAGTTCACTAGAGCTGTCATGTATTTCTTTCTGTCAGCTAAGCTGCCAATAGATTCTAATGTTACATGGGTGACGGCTGGCTCCAAAGTTTGTGAGAGCGAAGAATATTGA